In Amycolatopsis sp. FBCC-B4732, the genomic stretch ACGGTAGCGAAGAGTCAGCGGGCTCCACAAGAGGCGGAATTCGTTCATGTTCGTGAACGGTCCAGACCAGTGCGGGGGTCCGGTTAGGACGGTGGCCGGGGGCTGCGCCGAGGTCGCCACGGGGGCCGATGTCATGAACGACCCTTTCACCGCGTGGGGCGCGGTGAACGACTCGTTCATGACGTTCCGGTGGGCAGGGCGGGCTGGGCGGTCGCGGCTTTGCCGCGGCGACGGAGCGCTGCCCGGGTTCGCGGGCGATGCCGTGAACGACCCTTTCATCGCGTGGGGCGCGGTGAACGACTCGTTCATGACGTTCCGGTGGGCAGGGCGGGCTGGGCGGTCGCGGCTTTGCCGCGGCGACGGAGCGCTGCCCGGGTTCGCGGGCGATGCCGTGAACGACCCTTTCACCGCGTGGGGCGCGGTGAACGACTCGTTCATGACGTTCCGGTGGGCAGGGCGGGCTGGGCGGTCGCGGCTTTGCCGCGGCGACGGAGCGCTGCCCGGGTTCGCGGGCGATGCCGTGAACGACCCTTTCACCGCGTGGGGCGCGGTGAACGACTCGTTCATGACGTCCGGGCGGGCCGGGACGGCCGGGAGGGTCAGCGGGCGCCGGCGAAGAGCCGGATCACGTCCGGGAGCACGTTCACCGGGATCGTCGGGTCGATCGCCCGCTGCACGCCCAGGCCGATGCCCAGGCTGAGCAGGGCCGTCGCGGCGTCGTCGGCCGACATCGGGAGAGTGATCGCGAAGCGCTCGGCGTACCCCGTGAGCAGGCCCGCGATGGTTTCGCGGATGGCCTTGTCGCGCGCGGCCAGTTCGGCGCGCACGTGCGGGTCGCGGCGGGCGTTCGTGGCGAACTCGACCTCCAGCGCGGTCCAGGCCTCGTCGCCGATGCTGCGCTCGGCCCACGCCTGGAACGCCGTGAGCAGCCCCTCCATCCCGTCCGCGCCGGACAGCGCCTCGGCGACCAGTGTGACCTGCTCGTCGTGGATCCGGTCGAGCACCGCGAGGCAGAGCTCGTCCTTGCTGCGGAAGTTCGAGTACACCGCGCCCTTCGAGTAGCCGGCCTCGTCCGCGACCTTCTCCAGCGACGTCACCGAGTAGCCGTCGCGCAGGAAGAGCTCCTTGGCGGTGTCGATCAGCTGCTGCCGGGTGCGTGCCTGGCTTTCCGCGCGGGTGAGTCGGGCCATGCGTGCACTCTAGTCAGGTCCGGGATCGGGGTACCGACAGTATCGAGATACTGTTAGTCTCCGAAAATGGAACAACGCCACTTCGAAGTCCTCGTCGTCGGAGCCGGGGCGTCGGGATTGGGCGCGGCCGTCCGCCTCGGCCAAGCCGGGGTCACCGACCTCGCCGTGCTGGAGAAGGCGGACGCGCTCGGCGGCACCTGGCGCGACAACACCTACCCCGGCTGCGCTTGCGACGTCCCGTCCGCGCTGTACTCCTACTCCTTCGCGCCGAACCCGGAGTGGACGCGCGCGTTCGCCGGGCAGCCGGAGATCCGGGCGTACCTGCACGAGACGGCCGCGCGGTTCGGCGTCACGGAGAAGATCCGGTACGGCGTCGAGGTCACGCGGTCGCAGTGGAATCCCCGGGATGGCCGGTGGGAACTGGAAACTTCGGCCGGCCCGTACACCGCGCGGATCCTCGTCGCCGGCACCGGGCCGTGGCACGAACCGAAGGTCCCGGACCTGCCCGGTCTCGCGGAGTTCCCCGGCGAAGTCTTCCACTCCGCGCGCTGGAACCACGGCTACGACCTGGCGGGCAAGCGCGTCGCGGTGATCGGCACGGGCGCGTCCGCGGTGCAGTTCGTGCCCGAGATCGTGCCGCGGGTGGCGGAGCTGCACCTGTTCCAGCGCACCGCTCAGTGGGTGCTGCCGAAGCCCGACCACCACGTCCCCGGCGTCGAACGGTTCCTGCTCCGGCGGTTCCCGGCGCTGCAGCGGGCGTTGCGCCGGGCGGAATACGGCGCGATGGAGACGCTCGGGTTCGGCTTCCGGCACCCGTGGCTGCTGCGGCAGGTGCAGAAGATCGGC encodes the following:
- a CDS encoding TetR/AcrR family transcriptional regulator; translated protein: MARLTRAESQARTRQQLIDTAKELFLRDGYSVTSLEKVADEAGYSKGAVYSNFRSKDELCLAVLDRIHDEQVTLVAEALSGADGMEGLLTAFQAWAERSIGDEAWTALEVEFATNARRDPHVRAELAARDKAIRETIAGLLTGYAERFAITLPMSADDAATALLSLGIGLGVQRAIDPTIPVNVLPDVIRLFAGAR
- a CDS encoding NAD(P)/FAD-dependent oxidoreductase; this encodes MEQRHFEVLVVGAGASGLGAAVRLGQAGVTDLAVLEKADALGGTWRDNTYPGCACDVPSALYSYSFAPNPEWTRAFAGQPEIRAYLHETAARFGVTEKIRYGVEVTRSQWNPRDGRWELETSAGPYTARILVAGTGPWHEPKVPDLPGLAEFPGEVFHSARWNHGYDLAGKRVAVIGTGASAVQFVPEIVPRVAELHLFQRTAQWVLPKPDHHVPGVERFLLRRFPALQRALRRAEYGAMETLGFGFRHPWLLRQVQKIGLAHLRLTVRDPELRKALTPDYTLGCKRLLMSNTYYRSLTESHVDVHATGVSAVRDGRVLGADGSSAEVDAIIFGTGFHILDMPVSARVFDGDGRSLDDHWKGSPRAYLGTTVAGFPNLYLLLGPSLGTGHSSAFMIMEAQLRHTVAAVTGTLRSGWASVSVRASVQEAFNADVQAALPGTVYQSGGCSSYYTDVNGRNSFSWPFSTGRLRSQVGSFDEADYEIRRAHAVR